A region of Lycium barbarum isolate Lr01 chromosome 3, ASM1917538v2, whole genome shotgun sequence DNA encodes the following proteins:
- the LOC132631810 gene encoding uncharacterized protein LOC132631810 isoform X1, which yields MKRKMAERKKDGKKEKRGSGWPSIKPKYNLQINRLKDNDLITVQNFFMPAESQAFVKAAESLGFVHQGSLGPAYGEAYRDNDRVSMNDPDLADAMWRAGLNKLFSDIKIRGKVAVGLNPNIRFYRYKAGQRFGRHIDESVDIGEGKRTHYTLLIYLSGGSKSKTKVDKDSQGSLSETLVGGETVFYGPRNALVAEVPPTEGMALLHIHGDKCMLHEARNVTKGIKYVLRSDVVFA from the exons atgaagagaaaaatggcagaaaggaagaaagatgggaaaaaagagaaaagagGGTCAGGGTGGCCATCAATCAAACCCAAGTATAATCTTCAGATCAATCGCCTCAAAGATAATGATCTCATTACT GTTCAGAATTTCTTTATGCCAGCTGAATCACAGGCTTTTGTCAAAGCTGCAGAGTCGCTTGGGTTTGTTCACCAAGGAAGTCTTGGTCCTGCATATGGCGAAGCATATAGAGACAATGATCGTGTATCCATGAATGATCCTGATCTTGCAGATGCAATGTGGAGAGCTGGACTGAACAAATTATTTTCCGATATCAAAATTCGAGGCAAAGTTGCTGTTGGGTTGAACCCAAATATTAGGTTTTACAG GTACAAGGCCGGTCAGAGATTTGGACGGCATATTGATGAAAGTGTTGACATTGGAGAAGGGAAGCGCACACACTACACTTTGTTAATATACTTAAGCGGTGGTTCCAAATCTAAAACTAAGGTTGATAAAGACTCTCAGGGTTCTTTGTCTGAGACCCTTGTTGGAGGCGAGACTGTCTTTTATGGTCCAAGAAATGCTTTGGTTGCTGAG GTACCTCCAACTGAAGGAATGGCTCTTCTCCACATTCACGGGGATAAATGTATGTTGCATGAAGCTCGGAATGTCACTAAGGGTATCAAATATGTACTGCGATCTGATGTTGTATTTGCTTGA
- the LOC132631810 gene encoding uncharacterized protein LOC132631810 isoform X2: MHLFDTWLQLRKSIQVQNFFMPAESQAFVKAAESLGFVHQGSLGPAYGEAYRDNDRVSMNDPDLADAMWRAGLNKLFSDIKIRGKVAVGLNPNIRFYRYKAGQRFGRHIDESVDIGEGKRTHYTLLIYLSGGSKSKTKVDKDSQGSLSETLVGGETVFYGPRNALVAEVPPTEGMALLHIHGDKCMLHEARNVTKGIKYVLRSDVVFA, encoded by the exons ATGCATTTGTTTGACACTTGGTTACAGTTGAGAAAGA GTATTCAGGTTCAGAATTTCTTTATGCCAGCTGAATCACAGGCTTTTGTCAAAGCTGCAGAGTCGCTTGGGTTTGTTCACCAAGGAAGTCTTGGTCCTGCATATGGCGAAGCATATAGAGACAATGATCGTGTATCCATGAATGATCCTGATCTTGCAGATGCAATGTGGAGAGCTGGACTGAACAAATTATTTTCCGATATCAAAATTCGAGGCAAAGTTGCTGTTGGGTTGAACCCAAATATTAGGTTTTACAG GTACAAGGCCGGTCAGAGATTTGGACGGCATATTGATGAAAGTGTTGACATTGGAGAAGGGAAGCGCACACACTACACTTTGTTAATATACTTAAGCGGTGGTTCCAAATCTAAAACTAAGGTTGATAAAGACTCTCAGGGTTCTTTGTCTGAGACCCTTGTTGGAGGCGAGACTGTCTTTTATGGTCCAAGAAATGCTTTGGTTGCTGAG GTACCTCCAACTGAAGGAATGGCTCTTCTCCACATTCACGGGGATAAATGTATGTTGCATGAAGCTCGGAATGTCACTAAGGGTATCAAATATGTACTGCGATCTGATGTTGTATTTGCTTGA
- the LOC132631810 gene encoding uncharacterized protein LOC132631810 isoform X3 yields MPAESQAFVKAAESLGFVHQGSLGPAYGEAYRDNDRVSMNDPDLADAMWRAGLNKLFSDIKIRGKVAVGLNPNIRFYRYKAGQRFGRHIDESVDIGEGKRTHYTLLIYLSGGSKSKTKVDKDSQGSLSETLVGGETVFYGPRNALVAEVPPTEGMALLHIHGDKCMLHEARNVTKGIKYVLRSDVVFA; encoded by the exons ATGCCAGCTGAATCACAGGCTTTTGTCAAAGCTGCAGAGTCGCTTGGGTTTGTTCACCAAGGAAGTCTTGGTCCTGCATATGGCGAAGCATATAGAGACAATGATCGTGTATCCATGAATGATCCTGATCTTGCAGATGCAATGTGGAGAGCTGGACTGAACAAATTATTTTCCGATATCAAAATTCGAGGCAAAGTTGCTGTTGGGTTGAACCCAAATATTAGGTTTTACAG GTACAAGGCCGGTCAGAGATTTGGACGGCATATTGATGAAAGTGTTGACATTGGAGAAGGGAAGCGCACACACTACACTTTGTTAATATACTTAAGCGGTGGTTCCAAATCTAAAACTAAGGTTGATAAAGACTCTCAGGGTTCTTTGTCTGAGACCCTTGTTGGAGGCGAGACTGTCTTTTATGGTCCAAGAAATGCTTTGGTTGCTGAG GTACCTCCAACTGAAGGAATGGCTCTTCTCCACATTCACGGGGATAAATGTATGTTGCATGAAGCTCGGAATGTCACTAAGGGTATCAAATATGTACTGCGATCTGATGTTGTATTTGCTTGA
- the LOC132631131 gene encoding peroxidase 66-like encodes MAPKLSLQIFSAPIFLVLLTVPLSSATLGVQYYDQTCPHAENIIYQTIRIASYHNHKVPARILRMFFHDCSIRGCDASVLLDSTPGNKAEKDGPLNISLRAFYVIDDAKIKLEKACPQTVSCADILAIAARDVVAMTAGPYWNVLKGRKDGRVSRANETINLPLPSFNTSQLIQSFGNMGLGVKDLVALSGGHTLGFSHCSSFEDRLHNFSPVHDTDPSMNALFAESLKKKCPIPNRNRTAGQSLDQTKSVFDNNYYKQIISGKGVFASDQSLLNDNRTGLIVKAYANDQALFFKEFAASMIKLGNVGVLEKGEVRLNCRAVN; translated from the exons ATGGCTCCTAAGTTGTCCCTCCAGATCTTTTCTGCACCCATATTTCTTGTTTTATTAACAGTTCCTCTGTCCAGCGCAACTCTTGGAGTCCAATACTATGATCAAACATGTCCTCATgctgaaaatattatttatcaaACAATTCGAATCGCTTCGTATCACAATCATAAAGTCCCCGCACGTATTCTGAGGATGTTCTTCCATGATTGTTCCATTAGA GGATGTGATGCATCGGTTCTATTGGATTCAACACCAGGAAACAAAGCAGAGAAAGATGGTCCGCTTAACATCTCTCTTAGAGCTTTCTATGTGATCGATGATGCCAAAATTAAGCTCGAAAAGGCTTGCCCCCAAACTGTTTCTTGTGCTGACATACTTGCCATCGCAGCTAGAGATGTCGTGGCTATG ACTGCAGGTCCATACTGGAACGTACTAAAAGGAAGAAAAGATGGAAGGGTGTCAAGGGCCAATGAGACAattaacttaccacttccatCCTTCAACACGAGCCAACTCATTCAGAGCTTTGGCAACATGGGTTTGGGAGTGAAAGATTTGGTTGCTCTCTCTGGTGGACACACGCTCGGGTTTTCGCACTGCTCTTCATTTGAAGACAGGCTTCATAACTTCAGTCCAGTGCACGACACTGACCCCAGCATGAACGCACTATTTGCAGAGAGCTTAAAGAAGAAGTGCCCGATACCAAACAGAAATCGAACTGCAGGGCAATCCTTGGACCAAACTAAATCAGTATTCGACAACAACTATTACAAGCAAATTATTTCAGGGAAAGGTGTTTTTGCATCAGACCAGAGTTTGCTGAATGACAACAGGACCGGATTGATTGTTAAAGCATATGCCAATGACCAAGCTCTGTTCTTCAAGGAATTTGCTGCTTCAATGATCAAGCTCGGAAATGTTGGTGTCCTTGAAAAAGGAGAAGTTAGACTCAATTGTAGAGCCGTGAATTGA